From Alligator mississippiensis isolate rAllMis1 chromosome 9, rAllMis1, whole genome shotgun sequence, one genomic window encodes:
- the SPATA24 gene encoding spermatogenesis-associated protein 24 — MAAGPGALAFRQLRDVAAAQEALIERLLRRERGGAGRAEQHEVLARRLAKEEEEHGKTKMLLVKESEKLQFALGEIEVLSKQLERERRVFEKTLASVKSKALKESTKKDKLISKCNEIEHHILKQEDILNGKENEIKALQHFITRQKQVLKSQVWDLNIQKQQECYIVRVLDKKQKKGLK, encoded by the exons AtggcggcggggccgggggcgctGGCTTTCCGACAGCTGCGAGACGTGGCCGCGGCCCAGGAGGCGCTGATCGAGCGGCTCCTCCGCCGGGAGCGGGGCGGCGCTGGGCGGGCGGAGCAGCACGAGGTGTTGGCGCGGCGGCTGGCG aaagaagaggaggagcaTGGAAAAACCAAAATGCTGCTCGTCAAGGAATCTGAGAAGCTGCAGTTTGCACTGGGGGAGATTGAGGTTCTGTCTAAGCAGCTTGAGAGAGAACGGCGAGTCTTTGAAAAAAC ACTTGCCAGTGTTAAGAGTAAAGCACTAAAGGAATCGACTAAAAAAGACAAGCTAATAAGCAAATGCAATG AAATTGAGCACCACATCCTGAAGCAGGAGGATATCCTGAATGGCAAAGAGAATGAGATCAAGGCACTGCAGCACTTCATCACCAGGCAAAAGCAGGTGCTCAA gagTCAAGTGTGGGACTTAAACATACAGAAACAACAGGAATGTTACATAGTCCGGGTGCTTGACAAGAAACAGAAGAAGGGGTTAAAGTGA